From one Sulfitobacter sp. HNIBRBA3233 genomic stretch:
- a CDS encoding ATPase, T2SS/T4P/T4SS family produces MSLSYLETSLDRIDAAARDDVIEICINPDGTCWGEFQGDHFMRALDQRLTGVQVRDLGNQIASSANTTMSKDRPIVSVSITYKGRPIRAQVITPPAVLSAMSISLRFFSSLPLEGIALDFLYGKERKLEDLRVEKKRALRAVVAAGVIDDALAFCVENKLNMIVSGGTSTGKTVAARKILAHVPAEERIVTIEEAAELLPTQPNAVTLIANRDAEFQTADVLLTATLRMRPDRIILGEVRGKEAMTFLEAINTGHGGSMTTLHAETPQLAVQRLAIAALKTEIPMTYADMIQYIENSIDVIIQAGRHDGKRGITEFYLPGATEIGTSP; encoded by the coding sequence GAAACCTCGCTCGACCGGATCGACGCCGCCGCCCGCGACGATGTCATCGAGATTTGCATCAATCCAGACGGGACCTGCTGGGGCGAATTCCAGGGTGATCACTTCATGCGCGCGCTGGACCAGAGGCTGACGGGCGTTCAGGTCAGGGACCTCGGCAACCAGATCGCCTCCTCGGCCAATACCACGATGAGCAAGGACCGCCCCATCGTCTCGGTCTCGATCACCTATAAGGGGCGCCCGATCCGCGCACAGGTCATCACCCCGCCCGCCGTGCTCTCGGCCATGTCGATCAGCCTGCGGTTCTTCTCAAGCCTGCCACTCGAGGGCATTGCGCTCGATTTCCTCTACGGAAAGGAGCGAAAGCTCGAAGACCTGCGCGTGGAAAAGAAGCGCGCCTTGCGCGCCGTCGTGGCCGCGGGCGTGATCGATGATGCGCTGGCATTTTGCGTCGAGAACAAGCTCAACATGATCGTCTCGGGCGGCACCTCCACCGGCAAGACCGTGGCCGCGCGCAAGATCCTCGCCCATGTGCCGGCCGAGGAACGCATCGTTACCATCGAGGAAGCGGCCGAGCTTCTGCCGACCCAGCCCAATGCCGTGACCCTCATCGCCAATCGCGACGCAGAATTCCAGACCGCCGATGTGCTTCTCACCGCCACGCTGCGCATGCGCCCCGACCGGATCATCCTGGGCGAGGTGCGTGGCAAGGAGGCCATGACCTTTCTGGAAGCCATCAACACCGGCCATGGCGGCTCCATGACCACGTTGCATGCCGAAACCCCGCAACTGGCCGTGCAGCGGCTTGCGATCGCAGCACTCAAAACCGAAATCCCGATGACCTATGCCGACATGATCCAGTACATCGAGAACTCCATCGACGTGATCATCCAGGCCGGCCGCCATGACGGCAAACGCGGCATCACAGAATTCTACCTCCCCGGCGCAACTGAGATTGGAACTTCTCCATGA
- a CDS encoding DUF4177 domain-containing protein: protein MKTFEYNILSFPMTRKTSLSDMQASLNEKGADGWEVVSISTSEFANIGHTVFLKRETTPAGATA, encoded by the coding sequence ATGAAGACGTTTGAATACAATATCCTGTCCTTTCCCATGACCCGCAAGACCAGCCTCTCCGACATGCAGGCCAGCCTGAACGAGAAGGGCGCAGACGGGTGGGAGGTGGTGTCGATCAGCACTTCGGAATTCGCCAATATCGGGCACACCGTTTTCCTGAAGCGTGAGACCACACCAGCCGGAGCCACGGCATGA